One region of Zingiber officinale cultivar Zhangliang chromosome 7B, Zo_v1.1, whole genome shotgun sequence genomic DNA includes:
- the LOC122006600 gene encoding cytochrome c-like isoform X3 produces the protein MATFGEVPPGNARAGEKIFRAKCAHCHTLEKGSGHKHGPNLHGLFGKQYGTTPGFSYSAASKNKDVVWEENTLYDYLLNPKEVEA, from the exons ATGGCGACCTTCGGCGAGGTGCCTCCTGGGAATGCAAGGGCGGGGGAGAAGATCTTCAGGGCCAAGTGCGCTCACTGCCATACCCTTGAGAAAGGATCCGGCCATAAGCATG GTCCAAATCTGCACGGCCTATTCGGAAAGCAATATGGTACCACCCCCGGCTTTTCGTATTCTGCTGCAAGCAAGAACAAAGATGTTGTCTGGGAAGAAAACACTTTATACGACTATTTGCTAAATCCAAAGGAG GTTGAAGCTTAA
- the LOC122006600 gene encoding cytochrome c-like isoform X4, whose amino-acid sequence MATFGEVPPGNARAGEKIFRAKCAHCHTLEKGSGHKHGPNLHGLFGKQYGTTPGFSYSAASKNKDVVWEENTLYDYLLNPKEEG is encoded by the exons ATGGCGACCTTCGGCGAGGTGCCTCCTGGGAATGCAAGGGCGGGGGAGAAGATCTTCAGGGCCAAGTGCGCTCACTGCCATACCCTTGAGAAAGGATCCGGCCATAAGCATG GTCCAAATCTGCACGGCCTATTCGGAAAGCAATATGGTACCACCCCCGGCTTTTCGTATTCTGCTGCAAGCAAGAACAAAGATGTTGTCTGGGAAGAAAACACTTTATACGACTATTTGCTAAATCCAAAGGAG GAAGGTTGA
- the LOC122006600 gene encoding cytochrome c-like isoform X2, with protein MATFGEVPPGNARAGEKIFRAKCAHCHTLEKGSGHKHGPNLHGLFGKQYGTTPGFSYSAASKNKDVVWEENTLYDYLLNPKEYIPLKAKFPCMKNPQERADLIAFLKETTS; from the exons ATGGCGACCTTCGGCGAGGTGCCTCCTGGGAATGCAAGGGCGGGGGAGAAGATCTTCAGGGCCAAGTGCGCTCACTGCCATACCCTTGAGAAAGGATCCGGCCATAAGCATG GTCCAAATCTGCACGGCCTATTCGGAAAGCAATATGGTACCACCCCCGGCTTTTCGTATTCTGCTGCAAGCAAGAACAAAGATGTTGTCTGGGAAGAAAACACTTTATACGACTATTTGCTAAATCCAAAGGAG TACATTCCTCTAAAGGCGAAATTCCCCTGTATGAAGAATCCCCAGGAGCGTGCGGATCTGATTGCCTTCCTCAAGGAAACCACATCCTGA
- the LOC122006600 gene encoding cytochrome c-like isoform X1, whose protein sequence is MATFGEVPPGNARAGEKIFRAKCAHCHTLEKGSGHKHGPNLHGLFGKQYGTTPGFSYSAASKNKDVVWEENTLYDYLLNPKEVKIAILIEPINSYLHKNVLVPVTCIIKVHLLAALKHRWDLVIEEICFMI, encoded by the exons ATGGCGACCTTCGGCGAGGTGCCTCCTGGGAATGCAAGGGCGGGGGAGAAGATCTTCAGGGCCAAGTGCGCTCACTGCCATACCCTTGAGAAAGGATCCGGCCATAAGCATG GTCCAAATCTGCACGGCCTATTCGGAAAGCAATATGGTACCACCCCCGGCTTTTCGTATTCTGCTGCAAGCAAGAACAAAGATGTTGTCTGGGAAGAAAACACTTTATACGACTATTTGCTAAATCCAAAGGAGGTAAAGATTGCTATCTTGATTGAACCGATAAATTCATATCTACACAAAAATGTTTTAGTTCCAGTGACTTGCATAATTAAGGTACATCTTTTAGCTGCACTCAAACACAGGTGGGATTTGGTAATAGAAGAAATATGTTTCATGATCTAA
- the LOC122006598 gene encoding endoglucanase 9-like, which yields MAFTTTMLSWSVIEYGKRIGPQLGNARAAIRWAADYLLKCAAQSPGRLYVGVGDPSADHHCWERPEDMDTPRTVYWVSQSSPGSDVAGETAAALAAASVVFRVADRSYSKQLLAAARAVMAFAMQHQGRYSDSLGGVMCPFYCSYSGFKDELLWGAAWLFRATNDAFYLNYTRSLAANDDTDIFSWDNKFAGARVLLSRRAFVDKDSSFAQFEHQAEDFMCRILPGSSSSSTQYTTGGLMYKQSSANLQYVTSISFLLFTYAKYIAPSKHTFTCGNLMVRSSTLKSLAKRQVDYILGQNPLNLSYMVGFGARYPRRIHHRGSSLPSMATHPGRIGCQAGFQYYSSSSPNLNILTGAVVGGPDQSDAYSDDRGDYSRSEPATYINAPLVGSLAYLAATYGS from the exons ATGGCTTTCACCACGACCATGCTCTCGTGGAGCGTGATCGAGTACGGCAAGCGCATAGGCCCGCAGCTTGGCAATGCTCGCGCTGCCATCCGCTGGGCTGCAGACTACCTCCTCAAGTGCGCCGCTCAGTCTCCCGGCCGACTCTACGTCGGAGTCGGAGACCCCAGCGCCGACCACCACTGCTGGGAGCGGCCGGAGGACATGGACACGCCCCGGACGGTGTACTGGGTGTCACAGAGCAGCCCGGGGTCGGACGTGGCGGGGGAGACGGCAGCGGCTCTGGCGGCCGCCTCAGTGGTCTTCCGCGTCGCCGACCGGAGCTACTCGAAGCAGCTGCTAGCGGCAGCTAGGGCGGTAATGGCGTTCGCGATGCAACACCAAGGGCGCTACAGCGACTCGCTTGGCGGAGTGATGTGCCCATTCTACTGCTCCTACTCCGGATTCAAG GACGAACTGCTGTGGGGTGCTGCATGGCTTTTCAGAGCAACAAACGATGCATTTTACCTAAACTACACAAGATCTTTAGCTGCAAATGACGACACTGATATCTTTAGCTGGGACAACAAGTTTGCTGGAGCAAGGGTGCTTCTTTCTAGG AGAGCATTCGTGGACAAAGACAGCTCTTTCGCACAGTTTGAGCATCAAGCTGAGGATTTCATGTGCAGAATACTCCCcggttcttcttcctcctccacccaATACACTACAGGGGGTTTGATGTACAAGCAGAGCTCTGCCAATCTCCAGTACGTCACCTCCATTTCTTTCTTGCTCTTCACTTACGCCAAGTATATTGCTCCCTCGAAACACACTTTTACATGTGGAAATCTCATGGTGAGATCGAGCACCCTCAAGTCCCTTGCGAAGAGGCAGGTCGACTACATTCTCGGGCAGAACCCTCTAAATCTGTCGTACATGGTCGGCTTTGGAGCAAGGTACCCCCGGAGGATCCACCACAGGGGCTCCTCGTTGCCTTCCATGGCTACTCACCCTGGCCGCATTGGTTGTCAAGCAGGGTTCCAGTACTATTCGTCGAGCAGCCCGAACCTTAACATCTTGACTGGTGCTGTCGTCGGGGGACCAGACCAAAGTGATGCCTACTCCGATGACAGGGGCGACTACAGCCGGTCCGAGCCCGCCACCTATATCAATGCTCCTCTTGTTGGATCCCTTGCTTATTTGGCTGCCACTTATGGCAGTTGA
- the LOC122006599 gene encoding protein WHAT'S THIS FACTOR 1 homolog, chloroplastic-like — MIRRRFLSNASIDKVGSYPDGVFSVFQKRWMATNRRVQDRSRFKKMHDLEFATERWKGVSKILTVMDALKKEPEQVISLRHLEKYRQQINLSKQHKLEDFIRKSPKLFELYKDKKGVVWCGFTEKAEYLLEKEARILEQHSQKAAEYVTRLLMMSVDKRLPVDKVIHFRRDMGLPDDFRQRWIHRFPEHFKVVRGEDDEYLQLVSWNPSWAVTELEKKALATGVISELQPEPGVLSLPFPMKFPRDYKVYRHGGRMEHFQKRSYLSPYADARGLMPGSQEFDKRAVAIMHELLSFTTEKRLLCDHLTHFRREFVMPQKLMRILLKHFAIFYVSERGKRFSVFLTEAYDRMELIDKGPLVLWKEKIQKLSGYRGRRKRIKNSNDLSEFDDDLIDTSHEKEISFVEVEDDETLSEDEDDSIVDDFEMDIGEVNDAYQD; from the coding sequence ATGATTCGAAGAAGGTTTCTGTCCAATGCATCCATTGATAAAGTTGGATCATATCCCGATGGGGTTTTCTCCGTCTTTCAAAAGCGCTGGATGGCGACGAACCGAAGGGTGCAGGATAGGAGCAGGTTCAAGAAGATGCATGACCTTGAGTTCGCCACAGAGCGCTGGAAGGGCGTTTCAAAAATTTTAACCGTAATGGACGCGCTGAAGAAAGAACCAGAGCAAGTAATTTCACTAAGACATTTGGAGAAGTATCGACAGCAAATCAATCTGAGTAAGCAGCATAAGCTCGAGGACTTCATCCGCAAGTCTCCTAAGCTGTTTGAGCTCTACAAGGACAAGAAAGGAGTGGTCTGGTGCGGATTCACAGAAAAAGCTGAGTATCTCCTTGAGAAAGAGGCTAGGATTCTGGAACAGCATTCGCAGAAGGCTGCCGAGTACGTCACGAGGCTTCTCATGATGTCTGTGGATAAAAGGCTTCCTGTGGATAAGGTAATACACTTTAGGAGAGATATGGGCCTTCCTGATGATTTTAGGCAAAGATGGATTCATAGGTTTCCTGAACATTTCAAAGTTGTGAGAGGAGAAGATGATGAATACTTGCAACTGGTGTCATGGAACCCTTCATGGGCAGTTACAGAGTTAGAAAAGAAAGCTTTGGCGACAGGAGTTATCTCGGAGCTTCAACCTGAGCCTGGAGTTCTTTCCCTTCCTTTTCCGATGAAATTTCCACGAGACTATAAGGTTTATAGACATGGTGGACGGATGGAGCATTTTCAAAAGAGGAGTTATTTGTCCCCTTACGCTGATGCAAGAGGATTAATGCCTGGCTCACAGGAATTTGATAAAAGGGCAGTGGCTATTATGCATGAGCTATTGAGTTTCACCACAGAAAAGAGACTTCTTTGTGATCATCTCACACACTTCAGGCGTGAATTCGTAATGCCTCAAAAACTAATGCGAATTTTGCTTAAGCATTTTGCCATATTTTACGTTTCAGAAAGGGGCAAGCGGTTTAGCGTCTTCCTGACAGAAGCTTATGATCGTATGGAGTTGATAGATAAAGGCCCTTTAGTGCTGTGGAAGGAGAAGATTCAAAAACTTTCTGGGTATagagggagaaggaagagaaTCAAAAATTCTAACGACTTGTCTGAATTTGATGATGATTTGATCGATACAAGTCATGAGAAGGAAATTTCGTTTGTGGAAGTTGAAGACGACGAAACTCTTAGCGAAGATGAAGATGATTCCATAGTGGATGATTTTGAAATGGACATTGGAGAAGTGAATGACGCATATCAAGATTGA